In the genome of Meles meles chromosome 2, mMelMel3.1 paternal haplotype, whole genome shotgun sequence, one region contains:
- the SMR3A gene encoding submaxillary gland androgen-regulated protein 3A: MKPLCLIMGLLALAACFLPSESQRGPRRQYPPRPLLPPLPPPNFPFGPGFVPPPPPPYGPGRIPPPPPPPYGPGRIPPPPPPPFGPGRIPPPPPPLYGPGRIPPPPPPLYGPGRIPPPLPIIHYGPGYPYPPFQPRPYPTGSPTGYPSIYPPFIPGPQIQTTTTDSTTTTTGTTTTQTEPTTLTTTTLTPPKTTTTSTPEETTTALTPKETTTTSTPEETTTASTPEETTTNSTPKETTTASTPQSTSQKKFLDKLLSIFG; this comes from the exons ATGAAGCCACTATGCCTGATCATGGGCCTTTTGGCTCTTGCAGCATGCTTTTTG CCCAGTGAGAGTCAAAGAGGTCCCAGGAGACAATATCCACCTAGGccactgcttcctcctcttcctcctccaaatTTTCCTTTTGGTCCAGGATTtgtcccaccccctcctccacctTATGGCCCAGGGAGAATtccaccaccccctcctccaccTTATGGCCCAGGGAGAATtccaccaccccctcctccaccTTTTGGCCCAGGGAGAATTCCACCACCCCCTCCGCCACTGTATGGCCCAGGGAGAATTCCACCACCCCCTCCGCCACTGTATGGCCCAGGGAGAATTCCACCACCCCTGCCTATAATCCATTATGGCCCAGGTTATCCATATCCACCTTTCCAACCAAGACCTTATCCAACTGGATCTCCAACTGGATACCCTTCAATTTATCCTCCCTTTATTCCTGGACCCCAAATACAAACTACTACAACAGACTCCACTACAACCACAACAGGAACCACTACCACCCAAACAGAGCCCACCACCCTCACAACTACCACTTTGACTCCCCCAAAGACAACTACCACTTCAACTCCCGAAGAGACGACTACCGCTTTGACTCCCAAAGAGACAACTACCACTTCAACTCCTGAAGAGACAACTACTGCTTCAACTCCCGAAGAGACAACTACCAATTCGACTCCCAAAGAGACAACTACTGCTTCGACTCCCCAAAGCACAAGTCAGAAGAAGTTTCTAGATAAACTCCTTTCAATTTTTGGATGA